Below is a window of Heterodontus francisci isolate sHetFra1 chromosome 20, sHetFra1.hap1, whole genome shotgun sequence DNA.
CCTCAGAGATCCAACCAACTGCAGGATATGTAGACCATCATGTCACAGGGAAGTCTCACGAACAATAAGGTGAGATTAGCCTCACTGGTCATTTTGCTTAGTTGCCAAATCCATAGAGAGAGCAACCCTGGCATTTCAGGGCATACACCACATCCAGGGTAGTGACCATCTTGCGCTTGgcatgctcagtgtaggtgactgcATCTCTgaacacattctccaggaaaaccttcagcaccttgtgggtctcctcatagatcaaatccGAGATGCACTGAACGCTGCCACGGTGAGCCAGGCAGCGGATTGCTGGCTCGGTGATGCCCTGGATGTTATCATGAAGCACTTTGTGGTGCCGCTTTGCTCCACCTTTGCCGAGttttttgcctcctttacctcttccagTCATGATCTTTTTTCAAACAaactgctgctgaatccctcaatGGTATCCGAGGCAATGGAAATAAGTTGCACAAGGTTGCTGTCGGCAACAGAGCATCAGTGAGTTTAGGTTGAAAGAACTCCTCCCGTCAGAGCAAGTTTTCACCTGGCTGACCAAAGACTTATTGGTTTCATCCTGTATACTCCTCATATCAGGTCAGTTTTGCTCTATGATGAGTCCCCGCTCATCTTCTCCAAACTGGTGAGttgcagacagtgtgtaacctgtgtGTTGTTAGGAAAGAAGGATTCCCTGGGTAAAAAGCATCC
It encodes the following:
- the LOC137380930 gene encoding uncharacterized protein, with the translated sequence MTGRGKGGKKLGKGGAKRHHKVLHDNIQGITEPAIRCLAHRGSVQCISDLIYEETHKVLKVFLENVFRDAVTYTEHAKRKMVTTLDVVYALKCQGCSLYGFGN